Sequence from the Candidatus Neomarinimicrobiota bacterium genome:
GAATTCCTGGTGGTACTCAATAAGGGTGAAAAGGACCAGTCCTTTCGGTTGCCGGGCGAGGAACTGGAGTGGACAGCAGTCTACGGGGGTAAAGGCAGGTTTAAAGGTGGCGGTGAAGTGACGGTTCCGATCCGCTCAGGAGTGATCTGGCGGCGAGTGGAAACGACAATGGACGAGCGGTGATTGTCGGTTGTCCGTGGTACGTGGTACGTTGTATGTTGCTAGGGACCGGGGAGCTGGACACCAGAAGAGCGATGTGGTAAACCATAACTCCCAGTCGAATCAACCCCCGCCAACGGCGGGGCTTTGAATTCCTGATAGGCAGCTTCAGCTGTCTTTATTTGATTAAACGAATCCATTTATGAATTCGCTCTCTGCACGCCCGTGATTCACTTAAAGACGTAGGCCGCCCCGCCCGCGATGTCCCCGGTATCTTCATAAGGTGCCCCCACGAGAGAGTAATCCCCGCTGAGGGCCACGGACCAGCCGAAGCCGTCATAACCCTCCGCGTCGGGGGCCATGATCTTGGTGCCGCCATCCCAGCTGTTCGTACCTGTGCGTCGGAAGACATAAGCCGCCCCGGCAAACATGCCCCCGGCGTCCTCTCCATCGGCGCCTACAATGGCGTAATCGCCGCTGAGGGCCACGGAGCGGCCGAAGTAGTCCTCAGCCTGGGCGTCGGGGGCCGCGATCTTGGTGCCGCCGTCCCAGCTGTTCGCGCCCGTACGCTTGAAGATATAGGCCGCCCCAGCCAGTATACCCCCGGTATATTCCCAGGCCCAGGGTGCCCCCACAATAGCGTAATCGCCGCTGAGGGCCACGGACGTGCCGAAGAAGGCATAAGCCTGCGCGTCGGGGGCCACGATCCTGGTGCCGCCGTCCCAGCTGTTCGCGCCCGTGCGCCGGAAAACATAAGCCGCCCCGGCCCCGATACCACCGGCGTCTTCTCCATCGGCCCCCACAATAGCGTAATCGCCGCTGACCCCGCCTTCGGCGGGGCTGAGGGCCACGGAGTAGCCGAAGCCGTCACCAGCCTGCGCGTCGGGGGCCAGCAGTTTGACGATTTCGCTATCCGGTGGTTCGCTGTCGTCGCAGTTGAACAGGGTAAGGGTAGCGATGAGGAAAGGGATAAGCCATCTGGAACTTCTCCATATAGATCCCTTCAGGACTGGAATACTGTCCATGATTCCCATAATGCCTTCCTGTACAGATATTATGTGTCCGCGAGATAACTTGAAGGGAGTATAGGCATGGCAGGGGCAGGCGGGCAAGTCAATCCCAATTGGGATGGCCCGTCGTCCGTGGTCCGTTGATGGAGGATTGTAACTGGGGTTCCACATCGTCACCCTTCGAGAGCCTCAGGGTAACTATGCTGATTGCTGAGCGCTGAAGGCTGGCCGCTGTTGGCTCTAGCACACAACTCGTAATCCGAAATTATTAACCTGGGATTTACAGCTTTGGACTGATTTCTTTCTCACCGGCCATAATTTCCCTGGCCAGGGCCCGGTAGTCCTGAGCACCTTTGCTGTTGCTGTCAAATAGGGTAATAGGCTGGTGTCTGGAGGCCGCCTCCGCCAGGCGCACACTCTCACGGATCTTAGCCTGATAGACCAGCGGGCCGAAGCGCCGCTGCAGCTCCCGTACCATGTCCCGCGAGTGACTGGTCCGCGTGTCCACCCGGCAGGCCAGGATACCGGCAATCCGCAGCCTGGGATTCAGGTGACGCCTCAGAGCCTCCACTACCGTAACCACCCGGTTAACGCCCTGCAGGGCCAGATAATGGGCC
This genomic interval carries:
- a CDS encoding FG-GAP repeat protein, whose product is MGIMDSIPVLKGSIWRSSRWLIPFLIATLTLFNCDDSEPPDSEIVKLLAPDAQAGDGFGYSVALSPAEGGVSGDYAIVGADGEDAGGIGAGAAYVFRRTGANSWDGGTRIVAPDAQAYAFFGTSVALSGDYAIVGAPWAWEYTGGILAGAAYIFKRTGANSWDGGTKIAAPDAQAEDYFGRSVALSGDYAIVGADGEDAGGMFAGAAYVFRRTGTNSWDGGTKIMAPDAEGYDGFGWSVALSGDYSLVGAPYEDTGDIAGGAAYVFK